A genomic window from Streptomyces sp. WMMC940 includes:
- a CDS encoding ATP-grasp domain-containing protein, translating to MSAPRVLVIGGKSGIVRKAAALGFEVVHVQKPSAFDPAVVEHCTQLLLVDYQDVSLVTALVRALHERQPFVRVFTQAEAAQAVAGHLTDVLGTPGNGARTTRLMHDKPALRALLNECGTGAVPVLVRPSLVELRDFVQMHGGAVLKPTMGSGSLGVRLITSPDQTDEAWAWRERFGLDEFMVEQLLVGEELSVETFSVAGRHEIVAVTGKETGGGVVEVGHVVPAALSKRAHGAVCDTVRELLDAVGFVDGPAHTELILTADGPRVVESHSRRGGDRINELVRLVHGVDLEETCYRLAEGGNPLPSVPAADGAAAIRFLVAEPGVVTSVTGTAEAAAAPGVIDVDVQVELGDTVHDLRWSEDRCGYVMARAEDTATAVRLAREAAARIVIRTAPAEDATARAPDVTLAHLLDEVDEVLDPFTAAGGVSSGGAAA from the coding sequence GTGTCCGCACCCCGTGTCCTCGTCATCGGCGGCAAGTCCGGCATTGTCCGGAAGGCTGCCGCACTCGGCTTCGAGGTCGTACACGTCCAGAAGCCGTCCGCGTTCGATCCCGCCGTGGTCGAGCACTGCACACAGCTCCTGCTCGTGGACTACCAGGACGTGTCTCTCGTCACCGCCCTGGTGCGCGCGCTGCACGAACGGCAGCCCTTCGTGCGGGTGTTCACCCAGGCCGAGGCCGCCCAGGCGGTGGCGGGGCATCTCACCGACGTGCTCGGCACCCCGGGTAACGGCGCCCGCACCACCCGCCTGATGCACGACAAGCCCGCCCTGCGCGCGCTCCTCAACGAGTGTGGCACGGGGGCCGTCCCGGTCCTGGTCCGTCCCTCCCTGGTGGAGCTGCGGGACTTCGTGCAGATGCACGGCGGGGCTGTCCTGAAACCGACCATGGGCTCCGGCAGCCTCGGCGTCCGCCTGATCACCTCCCCGGACCAGACCGATGAGGCGTGGGCCTGGCGTGAACGCTTCGGCCTGGACGAGTTCATGGTCGAACAGCTCCTGGTCGGCGAGGAACTGAGCGTGGAGACCTTCTCTGTCGCCGGCCGCCACGAGATCGTCGCCGTCACCGGCAAGGAGACCGGGGGCGGGGTGGTCGAGGTCGGGCACGTCGTTCCCGCCGCGCTGTCGAAGCGCGCCCACGGCGCCGTGTGCGACACCGTCCGGGAGCTCCTCGACGCGGTCGGTTTCGTGGACGGGCCCGCCCACACCGAGCTGATCCTCACGGCCGACGGGCCACGGGTCGTCGAGTCCCACAGCCGTCGCGGCGGGGACCGTATCAATGAACTCGTCCGCCTCGTCCACGGCGTCGACCTGGAGGAGACCTGCTACCGCCTCGCCGAGGGCGGGAACCCCCTGCCGTCGGTCCCGGCCGCCGACGGTGCGGCCGCCATCCGGTTCCTCGTCGCCGAACCCGGCGTGGTCACCTCGGTGACGGGAACCGCCGAGGCCGCCGCGGCGCCTGGTGTGATCGACGTCGACGTGCAGGTGGAATTGGGCGACACCGTGCACGACCTGCGCTGGTCCGAGGATCGCTGCGGCTATGTGATGGCTCGCGCCGAGGACACCGCCACCGCAGTGCGGCTGGCCCGCGAGGCCGCCGCCCGCATTGTCATCCGCACCGCCCCGGCCGAGGACGCCACCGCCCGGGCGCCCGACGTGACGCTGGCGCACCTGCTGGACGAGGTGGACGAGGTCCTCGACCCGTTCACGGCCGCCGGGGGCGTCTCCTCCGGGGGTGCCGCCGCGTGA
- a CDS encoding sulfotransferase, translating to MTTSPLILLGGQRCGTTAFAYAMNLAFHDAGGHFTVNGKLPYLLHRWLTADDLADRHLRTDEILHALARRPPDGAGVEHWRARVEQSLRTAAREVAEGVAGNDPAVLARRVLAESARDLPCWGDKYNEYLLHLPWLDAALPDARYVVLVRHPLEAARSMLRWTGDRPWLPVTESSALAKWTAWYRHWLAFAPSVPEHRRLVIDYRALCRGEATDRLSDFVGLALRPYLAGLTPRSPAASSEDSLPADTAAVWQELQEAARAASSAPESVLTTIPQR from the coding sequence ATGACCACATCACCCTTGATCCTTCTCGGCGGGCAGCGTTGCGGCACGACCGCCTTCGCCTACGCCATGAACCTCGCCTTCCACGATGCGGGCGGCCACTTCACGGTCAACGGCAAGCTCCCGTATCTGCTGCACCGCTGGCTGACCGCCGACGACCTCGCCGACCGGCACCTGCGCACCGACGAGATCCTGCACGCGCTCGCTCGCCGGCCCCCGGACGGCGCTGGCGTCGAGCATTGGCGCGCCCGCGTCGAGCAGAGCCTGCGAACGGCCGCCCGAGAGGTGGCCGAGGGCGTGGCTGGCAACGACCCCGCCGTCCTGGCCCGCCGCGTCCTCGCCGAGAGCGCCAGGGACCTTCCGTGCTGGGGGGACAAGTACAACGAGTACCTCCTCCATCTGCCCTGGCTCGACGCCGCCCTGCCGGACGCCCGCTACGTGGTCCTGGTACGCCACCCGCTGGAGGCAGCGCGGTCGATGCTCCGGTGGACGGGGGACCGGCCCTGGCTGCCGGTCACCGAGTCTTCGGCGCTGGCGAAGTGGACCGCCTGGTACCGCCACTGGCTCGCCTTCGCGCCGTCCGTTCCGGAACACCGGCGCCTGGTGATCGACTACCGGGCGCTGTGCCGCGGAGAGGCCACCGACCGCCTTTCGGACTTCGTCGGCCTGGCCCTCCGCCCCTATCTGGCGGGGCTTACGCCCCGCTCTCCTGCCGCCTCCTCCGAGGACAGCCTCCCCGCGGACACCGCAGCGGTGTGGCAGGAACTCCAGGAGGCGGCCCGAGCTGCCTCCTCCGCACCGGAATCCGTACTCACGACCATCCCGCAGAGGTGA
- a CDS encoding sugar phosphate isomerase/epimerase family protein, which yields MKLAVINDEVSQDIHVAAAEAAGHGFGGLEIRSSGGVPPHRMTDDQLRVVRDMTTSQGLRVAGFDPPALKCRVPRDDAETAAVRDLVVDAVRRAEILGAPFVRVFTFYREGDPDPRGAAKAAHEVLDGVPADRVPLLVETGMRTNSPTMRHTLDFLDALGDDRLGILWDPGNSVFSGWDPEPFPQDYALGRDRIRHVHVKDPDGRTAYVRLGDGDLPWPAILARLAEDGYEGWISLETHWRIGRTLTQRQRDEPWGEEFTSGGLEASSICMSSLREMARAVGATPTPKAHA from the coding sequence ATGAAACTCGCCGTCATCAATGACGAGGTGTCGCAGGACATCCACGTCGCGGCGGCCGAGGCGGCCGGCCACGGCTTCGGGGGGCTGGAGATCCGGTCCTCCGGCGGTGTTCCGCCCCACCGGATGACTGACGACCAGCTCAGGGTCGTTCGTGATATGACGACCAGTCAGGGACTGCGCGTCGCCGGGTTCGATCCTCCCGCACTCAAGTGCCGGGTGCCGCGCGACGACGCGGAGACCGCCGCCGTGCGGGACCTGGTCGTGGACGCCGTGCGGCGGGCCGAGATCCTCGGCGCCCCCTTCGTCCGCGTCTTCACCTTCTACCGTGAGGGCGACCCGGATCCCCGTGGGGCGGCGAAGGCGGCCCACGAGGTCCTGGATGGTGTCCCCGCCGACCGGGTGCCGCTGCTGGTGGAGACGGGCATGCGGACCAACAGCCCCACGATGCGCCACACCCTGGACTTTCTCGACGCACTCGGCGACGACCGCCTCGGGATCCTGTGGGACCCGGGCAACAGCGTCTTCAGCGGCTGGGACCCCGAGCCGTTCCCGCAGGACTACGCGCTGGGCCGGGACCGCATCCGCCACGTCCATGTGAAGGACCCCGACGGCCGCACCGCCTATGTGCGCTTGGGCGACGGCGACCTGCCGTGGCCCGCGATCCTCGCCCGGCTGGCGGAGGACGGCTACGAGGGCTGGATCTCGTTGGAGACCCACTGGCGCATCGGACGCACCCTCACCCAGCGGCAGCGCGACGAGCCGTGGGGAGAGGAGTTCACCTCGGGCGGCCTGGAGGCCAGCTCGATCTGTATGAGCTCGCTGCGCGAGATGGCCCGTGCCGTCGGTGCGACACCCACCCCGAAGGCCCACGCATGA
- a CDS encoding IS110 family transposase: MFIGWDWSTEPHDVTVMDDAGKRIDRWELAHTEEGFAKTLARLGSAASRQICP; encoded by the coding sequence GTGTTCATCGGCTGGGACTGGTCGACCGAGCCCCATGACGTGACCGTCATGGACGACGCCGGAAAGCGCATCGACCGGTGGGAACTGGCCCACACCGAGGAAGGGTTCGCCAAAACCCTGGCGAGGCTGGGAAGCGCGGCATCCCGGCAGATCTGCCCGTGA
- a CDS encoding IS110 family transposase, with product MIESSRGLAVDRLLAAGHPVVPVHPNVFHAMCLRWGASKAKTDAGDSMKLADYLRTDGDLLPRLEPTEQTTLDLQALTRTRAGHVEARVSAVNQLAALLDAHWPGGKAVFANLDSDIAMAFLERYPTPASAAKLTAGRLEAWCKRRGYSGKKPGSIQIERLRAAPQAASRISEAAVEQLVQVQLVQGIRTTIRTLDKAIAEAVETHPYAPLFATMPRIGKVSLGQIIGEIGPLLERARTSEQLIAEAGVVPVTRASGKSRTVAFRFATNRRARIALTTFADNSRHSSDWAAKIYNDARARKKRHPPPAIRILARAWLRVMWACWRDGTCCDPVIHQANNKIDTAAEAPLRHRG from the coding sequence ATGATCGAGTCCAGCCGCGGCCTGGCCGTGGACCGGCTGCTCGCCGCCGGCCACCCGGTGGTGCCCGTGCACCCCAACGTCTTCCACGCCATGTGCCTGCGCTGGGGCGCCTCCAAGGCCAAGACCGACGCGGGCGACAGCATGAAGCTCGCCGACTACCTGCGCACCGACGGCGACCTGCTGCCCCGCCTGGAGCCCACCGAGCAGACCACCCTCGATCTCCAGGCCCTCACCCGGACCCGCGCCGGCCACGTCGAGGCCCGCGTCAGCGCCGTCAACCAGCTCGCCGCACTGCTGGATGCACACTGGCCCGGCGGCAAGGCGGTCTTCGCCAACCTCGACAGCGACATCGCGATGGCCTTCCTGGAGCGATACCCCACCCCGGCCTCCGCTGCCAAGCTCACCGCCGGCCGCCTCGAAGCCTGGTGCAAACGTCGCGGCTACTCCGGCAAGAAGCCCGGCAGCATCCAGATCGAGCGTCTGCGCGCCGCCCCGCAGGCGGCCTCCCGCATCAGCGAGGCAGCCGTCGAGCAGCTGGTCCAGGTCCAGCTGGTCCAGGGCATACGCACGACCATCCGCACGCTGGACAAGGCCATCGCGGAAGCGGTCGAAACCCACCCCTACGCGCCACTGTTCGCGACCATGCCGCGGATCGGCAAGGTCAGCCTCGGCCAGATCATCGGCGAGATCGGCCCGCTCCTGGAACGAGCCCGCACCAGCGAACAGCTCATCGCCGAGGCGGGCGTCGTTCCCGTGACCCGCGCGTCGGGCAAATCCCGCACGGTCGCCTTCCGCTTCGCGACCAACCGCAGAGCCCGCATCGCCCTGACCACCTTCGCCGACAACAGCCGACACAGCAGCGACTGGGCCGCCAAGATCTACAACGACGCCAGAGCCCGCAAGAAGCGACACCCCCCCCCCGCCATCCGCATCCTGGCCCGCGCCTGGCTGCGCGTGATGTGGGCCTGCTGGCGTGACGGCACCTGCTGCGACCCCGTGATCCACCAAGCCAACAACAAGATCGACACGGCCGCCGAGGCGCCCTTGCGGCATAGAGGTTGA
- a CDS encoding Gfo/Idh/MocA family protein, with protein sequence MSVGVGIVGFGSAGRQHATAMEGLVEAHAVAVLEQDPAVDTAGLPRAASWSRLLADPEIDMVALCLPPGGRAALAVDALEAGKAVLLEKPPAVSVAEIDLIAEAARRSARPVGVMLQHRMRLPASALTANWADPAVTSVLEVSRFRPPAHYRRAGWRGDPASALGGIAAHLGVHYLDLACQLLGRPEAVRLAPSREFAPGIDTRVTGHIVFRGGATLALTVTAESAVRSERLQVLGPAGGVCVADGLVTTQIGDTERTLPGVPTAVLRRMVYQEMAEAVATGCAPLRCHLEGARAVTEILTAVAREPEAVA encoded by the coding sequence ATGAGCGTGGGAGTGGGCATCGTCGGCTTCGGATCCGCCGGACGCCAGCACGCCACGGCAATGGAGGGCCTCGTCGAGGCCCATGCCGTGGCGGTCCTCGAACAGGATCCCGCCGTCGACACTGCGGGACTGCCCCGGGCGGCCTCTTGGTCGCGACTGCTGGCCGACCCCGAGATCGACATGGTCGCCCTGTGCCTCCCGCCGGGCGGCAGGGCCGCTCTCGCCGTCGACGCCCTGGAGGCGGGCAAGGCGGTGCTGCTGGAGAAGCCCCCGGCGGTTTCCGTCGCCGAGATCGACCTGATCGCCGAAGCCGCGCGGCGGTCCGCCCGGCCGGTCGGCGTGATGCTCCAGCACCGCATGCGCCTGCCCGCCTCCGCCCTCACGGCGAACTGGGCCGACCCTGCGGTCACGAGTGTCCTGGAGGTGTCGCGGTTCCGCCCGCCCGCCCACTACCGCCGGGCCGGCTGGCGCGGTGACCCGGCCTCCGCCCTGGGCGGCATCGCTGCCCATCTCGGCGTCCACTACCTCGACCTCGCCTGCCAGTTGCTCGGCCGCCCGGAGGCCGTACGGCTCGCGCCCAGCCGGGAGTTCGCCCCCGGCATCGACACCCGGGTCACCGGCCACATCGTGTTCCGGGGCGGGGCGACCCTCGCGCTGACCGTCACGGCGGAGTCGGCCGTACGCAGCGAGCGGCTCCAGGTCCTCGGGCCGGCCGGCGGGGTCTGCGTCGCAGACGGGCTCGTCACCACGCAGATCGGCGACACGGAGCGGACACTACCCGGGGTGCCCACCGCCGTACTGCGCCGGATGGTCTACCAGGAGATGGCCGAAGCCGTCGCCACCGGGTGCGCACCCCTCCGGTGCCACCTGGAGGGCGCCCGTGCCGTCACCGAGATCCTCACAGCCGTCGCTCGGGAACCGGAGGCCGTCGCATGA
- a CDS encoding Ldh family oxidoreductase, which translates to MTEAAGRPPAFRVVDLIVAEGPEGAERILIAGLTVGVAAGEIVAVLADGRAPAEALVGVLAGRRRAQYGSIAVSGSARRRHVGPAVPAGLSVVRPGQWLPGIGARPAVVVDAVHPEPRAGDTVASSARGAARAGSAVLLVTDDPETAAVADRVVHLNRPPQPPTRPEPPAEAERFSAEALTAAVLGSLTSAGVAPQRAALVSRVLVDADLRGHFSHGVGLLPMYLDRLARGGIDLAAEPEWISRDSVVAVLDARGGFGQVAADAAAEHCARRATEHGIAAVAVRGNNHIGMLAAYRDHFVRHGVVGLVLNISGPSVAAPGAGRPTLGNDAVCMVVPRAEGRPLVVDFATGTVASGKIRHAAHRGEPVPPTWLVDRQGRPTTDPEELDRGGAVPVFGGHKGLGVAVITEVLAGILAGGTVSPLVHKQRAEPDRAMDCSQLFLALSPSAFGDPPVDELLRVLSAAVADGYPQGAPRVHLPEQQEESAEAAAREHGIPVPARVVESLGWTADRTATAVGGAR; encoded by the coding sequence ATGACCGAAGCAGCGGGCAGGCCGCCGGCCTTCCGTGTGGTGGACCTGATCGTCGCGGAAGGCCCCGAAGGGGCCGAGCGCATTCTGATCGCAGGGTTGACCGTCGGCGTGGCCGCGGGCGAGATCGTTGCTGTGCTCGCCGACGGCCGGGCGCCGGCCGAGGCGCTGGTCGGGGTGCTAGCCGGACGGCGGCGCGCCCAGTACGGATCCATCGCGGTGTCCGGCAGCGCCCGGCGCAGGCACGTCGGGCCGGCCGTCCCAGCGGGCCTCTCGGTCGTACGCCCGGGACAGTGGTTGCCCGGCATCGGCGCCCGGCCGGCGGTCGTCGTCGACGCCGTCCACCCCGAGCCCCGGGCGGGCGACACAGTGGCCTCGTCCGCCAGGGGCGCGGCCCGGGCGGGCAGCGCCGTGCTGCTCGTGACGGACGACCCGGAGACGGCGGCTGTCGCCGACCGGGTCGTCCACCTCAACCGCCCCCCGCAGCCACCGACCCGCCCCGAACCTCCGGCCGAGGCGGAACGCTTCTCCGCAGAGGCGCTTACGGCCGCCGTGCTGGGCTCCCTCACCTCGGCGGGCGTCGCCCCCCAGCGGGCCGCGCTGGTCTCGCGCGTCCTCGTGGACGCCGACCTCCGGGGCCACTTCTCGCACGGTGTCGGGCTGCTCCCGATGTACCTCGACCGGTTGGCACGCGGGGGGATCGACCTGGCCGCCGAGCCCGAGTGGATCTCCCGGGACAGCGTCGTTGCGGTCCTCGACGCCCGGGGCGGCTTCGGCCAGGTCGCGGCGGACGCGGCGGCGGAGCACTGTGCCCGCCGGGCGACCGAACACGGCATCGCGGCGGTCGCCGTCCGGGGCAACAACCACATCGGGATGCTCGCTGCCTACCGCGACCACTTCGTCAGGCACGGCGTGGTGGGGCTCGTCCTGAACATCTCCGGACCGAGCGTGGCCGCCCCCGGAGCGGGACGCCCGACGCTCGGCAACGACGCGGTGTGCATGGTCGTCCCCCGGGCCGAAGGGCGCCCGCTCGTCGTCGACTTCGCGACCGGCACGGTCGCCAGCGGCAAGATCCGCCACGCCGCCCACCGCGGGGAGCCCGTTCCCCCGACCTGGCTGGTCGACCGCCAGGGGCGGCCCACGACCGACCCGGAGGAGCTGGACCGCGGCGGCGCGGTGCCCGTCTTCGGCGGTCACAAGGGACTCGGCGTCGCCGTGATCACCGAGGTCCTCGCCGGGATCCTGGCCGGCGGAACCGTGAGCCCCCTGGTCCACAAGCAGCGCGCAGAGCCCGATCGGGCGATGGACTGCTCCCAGTTGTTCCTTGCCCTCTCGCCCTCCGCCTTCGGTGACCCGCCGGTGGACGAACTGCTTCGGGTGCTGTCGGCGGCGGTGGCGGACGGCTATCCGCAGGGGGCGCCACGCGTGCATCTCCCCGAGCAGCAGGAGGAGTCGGCCGAGGCGGCCGCGCGCGAACACGGGATACCGGTGCCCGCCCGCGTGGTGGAGAGCCTCGGATGGACCGCCGACCGCACGGCGACCGCCGTAGGAGGCGCACGATGA
- a CDS encoding glyoxalase, translating to MTAENTNPAQEKTDYAFGGLHHVQLAIPPGAEDLCRQFWGDVLGMTELQKPPVLAARGGCWFRGGGLEVHLGVEKDFAPARKAHPGILVRSLHSLAKRLEAGGHEVTWDDNFPGHDRFYAFDKLGNRLEFLEPQTS from the coding sequence ATGACCGCCGAGAACACCAACCCCGCCCAGGAGAAGACCGATTACGCCTTCGGTGGGCTCCACCACGTCCAGCTCGCCATCCCGCCGGGTGCCGAGGACCTGTGCCGCCAGTTCTGGGGCGATGTGCTCGGGATGACCGAACTGCAGAAGCCCCCGGTGCTCGCCGCGCGCGGCGGCTGCTGGTTCCGCGGCGGCGGCCTGGAGGTCCACCTGGGTGTGGAGAAGGACTTCGCCCCGGCCCGCAAGGCACACCCCGGCATCCTCGTCCGCTCGCTGCACAGCCTGGCCAAGCGACTGGAGGCGGGCGGGCACGAGGTGACATGGGACGACAACTTCCCCGGCCACGACCGCTTCTACGCGTTTGACAAGCTCGGTAACCGGCTGGAGTTCCTGGAGCCCCAGACGTCCTGA